One window of the Pyrus communis chromosome 17, drPyrComm1.1, whole genome shotgun sequence genome contains the following:
- the LOC137723748 gene encoding acid phosphatase 1-like: MNIRAMMKRTHEAFVLLFLALLSKATSVKPCPRPSPPQSDSSFCLSWRLAVETNTMRGWRTVPIQCFRYVETYMIGGQYERDIDFIVGQVLSYAIGIALSDDGMDAWILDVDDTCISNLFYYKSKRYGCDPFDSSGFKAWAMTGGCPAVPGMLGLFSKLVNSGFKVFMVTGRDEATLGQITTANLHDQGFVGYERLILRTPVYKGQSAVVYKSNVRRQLVEQGYRIWGNIGDQWTDLQGDCVGNRTFKLPNPMYFVP; this comes from the exons ATGAATATTAGAGCAATGATGAAGCGGACCCATGAGGCGTTTGTTCTTCTGTTTCTGGCCTTACTCTCCAAGGCAACTAGTGTGAAGCCTTGCCCTAGGCCAAGCCCGCCGCAGTCCGACAGCAGCTTCTGTTTGAGTTGGAGACTGGCGGTGGAGACCAACACTATGCGTGGGTGGCGCACGGTGCCAATTCAGTGCTTTCGCTACGTCGAAACTTACATGATCGGAGGTCAGTATGAACGGGACATTGATTTTATCGTTGGCCAAGTTCTTAGCTATGCGATTGGAATAGCTTTATCTGATGATGGCATGGATGCTTGGATTTTGGACGTGGATGACACTTGCATATCTAATCTTTTCTACTACAAGAGCAAGCGATACGG GTGCGATCCTTTTGATTCATCTGGGTTCAAGGCATGGGCAATGACTGGAGGGTGCCCAGCAGTTCCTGGTATGCTGGGACTTTTTAGCAAGCTGGTGAATAGTGGCTTTAAGGTGTTCATGGTCACAGGAAGAGATGAAGCGACCCTAGGCCAAATTACTACCGCAAACTTGCATGATCAGGGATTTGTTGGTTACGAACGGCTAATTTTGAG GACTCCAGTTTACAAAGGGCAGAGCGCAGTTGTGTACAAATCAAACGTTCGGAGGCAATTGGTAGAACAAGGTTACAGAATTTGGGGAAATATAGGAGACCAGTGGACTGATCTTCAAGGAGATTGTGTTGGCAACCGCACTTTTAAGCTTCCAAATCCCATGTACTTTGTCCCTTAA